In Candidatus Defluviilinea proxima, a single genomic region encodes these proteins:
- a CDS encoding glycosyltransferase family 39 protein, with amino-acid sequence MKNQTTDKARWGTFSNSLLPIFIALIFFAFTFSYYPFREKLQFDTDEGLNLMRSMLVVLKYPLYSEISSDQPPLFTQVLALVFRIVGFEVNPARILVLLFSTMLVWAGAQFLQLTSGKLAALLFLPLIIIVPRYLGLSVSVMIGVPCIALAMVSMLFITLWHLKKNNVYLVISGFALALSALIKLFTGFLVPIFLIGITISAFLEERENGLSWKVFRPALTWTLCFAGLGTLLGLILVGPQNVWSIIFPPLTAPTKDIFQNESFAINTHLQAAVPLLFLGFGGILISSLKRNWLILYPLTWAILAYSLFSFYSPVFYHHQLLITIPAAMLAAAGLGEGIYALASIRRFPDVINIRTLLGVTILIGFAFVSIHYTPVLDKELMNKPRISNFTLKATLGKLKILRAMNEYADQTNWVVTDTPMYAFRIHRPVPPNLATFSQKRLSTGSLTEEDILLAMREYHPEQVLIARFEIPALEDYLKENYTLVASEEFLRLFIRNDLKPLTE; translated from the coding sequence TTGCTTTTACATTCTCCTACTACCCTTTTCGAGAAAAACTTCAGTTCGATACCGACGAAGGATTGAATTTGATGCGCTCGATGTTGGTTGTATTGAAATATCCACTATACAGCGAAATTTCTAGCGACCAACCACCGCTATTTACCCAGGTTTTAGCTCTTGTTTTCCGCATTGTTGGATTTGAAGTAAACCCTGCCCGCATATTGGTCTTATTGTTTTCCACCATGCTCGTCTGGGCGGGCGCTCAATTCTTACAACTCACATCAGGAAAATTAGCTGCTCTTTTATTTTTACCACTTATCATCATAGTGCCTCGATACCTGGGACTTAGCGTGTCTGTAATGATAGGTGTGCCTTGCATTGCATTAGCAATGGTATCCATGCTCTTTATAACACTCTGGCATCTGAAAAAAAATAACGTATATCTGGTAATTTCTGGCTTTGCGTTGGCTTTATCAGCACTTATCAAACTCTTTACCGGTTTCCTAGTCCCTATTTTCTTGATTGGCATTACTATCTCCGCTTTTCTCGAGGAAAGAGAAAACGGGCTCTCATGGAAGGTGTTCCGACCGGCACTCACCTGGACATTATGTTTCGCAGGTTTGGGAACATTGCTTGGATTGATCTTAGTTGGGCCGCAAAATGTATGGTCCATCATTTTTCCTCCTCTTACTGCACCTACTAAAGACATATTCCAAAACGAATCTTTCGCTATCAATACCCACCTTCAAGCCGCTGTTCCGTTATTATTTTTGGGATTTGGCGGCATATTGATCTCATCTCTTAAGCGAAACTGGCTCATCCTATATCCGTTGACATGGGCAATATTAGCTTATAGCCTATTTAGCTTTTACTCACCGGTTTTTTATCATCACCAGTTATTGATCACGATCCCAGCCGCAATGTTGGCCGCTGCAGGTCTTGGAGAAGGGATATATGCGCTCGCTAGCATAAGGCGTTTTCCGGATGTCATAAATATCCGCACCCTATTGGGCGTAACCATCTTGATAGGCTTCGCTTTTGTCTCTATCCATTACACGCCAGTACTGGACAAGGAATTGATGAACAAGCCCCGTATCAGTAACTTCACTTTAAAAGCCACTCTGGGCAAGTTGAAAATCCTTCGTGCAATGAATGAATATGCTGACCAAACAAATTGGGTCGTAACAGATACGCCAATGTACGCATTTCGCATTCACCGTCCAGTTCCTCCTAATTTAGCAACTTTCTCACAAAAACGATTATCCACCGGCAGTCTAACAGAAGAGGATATCCTTTTGGCAATGCGCGAATACCACCCCGAGCAGGTACTCATAGCACGTTTTGAGATCCCTGCCCTTGAAGACTACCTAAAAGAAAATTACACTCTCGTAGCCTCTGAAGAGTTTCTTCGTCTGTTCATCCGCAACGACTTAAAACCGCTCACTGAGTAG